In a genomic window of Saccharothrix sp. HUAS TT1:
- a CDS encoding cation:proton antiporter → MGSAAVAYASAGAATLLAALLPRVLGRAPISMPMVFLAAGAVAFAVIEPLPDPDPTRHGSVTVHLTELCVIVSLMGAGLALNRPVGLRRWSTTWRLLGITMPLSMLAVGVLGWGVLGWGLASSLLLAAVLAPTDPVLASEVQVAEPAENPDDPGEGEDEARFALTSEAGLNDGLAFPFTYAAVAISLVGAAPDAWLPEWLAVDVLWRLACGVLVGLLTGWGLRKLFFAAPSKKLRLAEHAEGFVALAATFLAYGLTELAEGYGFVAVFVCACTIRAAERSHGYHRVLHQYVEQVERMLTVLVIFLLGGAAVTGLLAGVGWRDVLVALVVLLAVRPLAGLIGLARGKTGPRERAVISFFGVRGVGSLFYVAYALQSGQFADQDAIWRVVGLVVIGSIVLHGVTATPSILLLDRLRRRAARARHGDPDRAPQTPV, encoded by the coding sequence GTGGGTTCGGCTGCTGTCGCCTACGCCAGCGCGGGTGCGGCGACGCTCTTGGCCGCGCTGCTGCCGCGGGTGCTCGGCCGCGCGCCGATCTCGATGCCGATGGTCTTCCTGGCCGCAGGCGCGGTCGCGTTCGCGGTCATCGAGCCGCTGCCCGACCCGGACCCGACGCGGCACGGCTCGGTCACCGTGCACCTGACCGAGCTGTGCGTGATCGTCTCGCTGATGGGCGCGGGCCTCGCGCTCAACCGGCCGGTCGGCCTGCGCCGCTGGTCCACGACCTGGCGGCTGCTCGGCATCACCATGCCGCTGTCCATGCTGGCCGTCGGGGTGCTGGGGTGGGGCGTGCTGGGCTGGGGCCTGGCGTCGTCGCTGCTGCTGGCGGCGGTGCTGGCGCCGACCGACCCGGTGCTCGCCAGCGAGGTGCAGGTGGCCGAGCCCGCCGAGAACCCGGACGACCCCGGCGAGGGCGAGGACGAGGCGCGGTTCGCGCTGACGTCCGAGGCCGGGCTGAACGACGGGCTGGCGTTCCCGTTCACCTACGCCGCCGTGGCCATCAGCCTCGTCGGCGCGGCGCCGGACGCCTGGCTGCCGGAGTGGCTCGCGGTGGACGTGCTGTGGCGGTTGGCGTGCGGCGTGCTCGTCGGGCTGCTCACCGGGTGGGGGCTGCGCAAGCTGTTCTTCGCCGCGCCGTCGAAGAAGCTGCGGCTGGCGGAGCACGCGGAGGGCTTCGTGGCGCTGGCCGCCACGTTCCTGGCGTACGGGCTCACCGAGCTGGCCGAGGGCTACGGCTTCGTCGCCGTCTTCGTGTGCGCCTGCACGATCCGGGCGGCCGAGCGCTCCCACGGCTACCACCGCGTGCTGCACCAGTACGTCGAGCAGGTCGAGCGGATGCTGACGGTGCTGGTCATCTTCCTGCTGGGCGGCGCGGCCGTGACCGGCCTGCTGGCCGGCGTCGGGTGGCGGGACGTGCTGGTGGCGCTGGTCGTCCTGCTGGCCGTGCGGCCGCTGGCCGGGCTGATCGGCCTGGCGCGCGGCAAGACCGGGCCGCGCGAGCGGGCGGTCATCTCGTTCTTCGGCGTGCGGGGCGTGGGGTCGCTGTTCTACGTCGCCTACGCGCTGCAGTCCGGGCAGTTCGCCGACCAGGACGCCATCTGGCGGGTGGTCGGCCTGGTCGTGATCGGCTCGATCGTCCTGCACGGCGTCACCGCGACCCCGTCGATACTGCTGCTGGACCGGCTGCGCCGCCGCGCCGCCCGCGCCCGGCACGGCGACCCGGACCGGGCACCCCAGACCCCGGTCTGA
- a CDS encoding SRPBCC family protein has product MTYREHAPTSTADTTAGAAARAVRTRSMPADAEAVFDVVTDLEHLAAWLPAGVEVELYGPGLLRLWPRGGARDEPRERQVRIDWEDLRVQWGGDAATYAGSLRVLRMAPGRSAVAVELTGPAGMAVSSLDGWLTEALDALALVVGAERPHLPLGLALAAPSPV; this is encoded by the coding sequence ATGACCTACCGCGAGCACGCGCCCACCAGCACAGCGGACACCACGGCCGGCGCGGCGGCGCGCGCGGTCCGGACGAGGTCGATGCCCGCCGACGCGGAGGCCGTGTTCGACGTCGTCACCGACCTGGAGCACCTGGCCGCGTGGCTGCCGGCGGGCGTCGAGGTGGAGCTGTACGGGCCGGGCCTGCTGCGCCTGTGGCCCCGCGGCGGCGCGCGTGACGAGCCGCGCGAGCGGCAGGTGCGCATCGACTGGGAGGACCTGCGGGTGCAGTGGGGCGGTGACGCGGCGACCTACGCGGGGAGCCTGCGGGTGTTGCGGATGGCGCCGGGGCGCAGCGCCGTCGCGGTGGAGCTGACCGGACCGGCCGGGATGGCCGTGTCGTCGCTGGACGGCTGGCTGACCGAGGCGCTGGACGCGCTGGCCCTCGTCGTCGGCGCCGAACGACCGCACCTGCCGCTGGGCCTGGCGCTCGCGGCACCCTCACCCGTGTGA
- a CDS encoding DUF4082 domain-containing protein produces the protein MPLNAIAAENQQPGNPATEWDLGGTASTTIEGFATRMSVNRGATVDFKINTDSADYRIDVYRLGYYGGLGARKVATIQRDAPSPQPAPGGDPAIGLHDAGNWSVTASWAVPADAVSGVYLAKLVRQDGVAGASHIPFVVRDDGNQHDIAFQTSDTTWHAYNGWGGASLYGGGATASPDGRAYKVSYNRPIGTRDAIGLYAGPQDYVMSAEYAAIRWLERNGYDVAYLSGVDTGPGDVPLTPFKVFMSTGHDEYWSGEQRAHVEAARDAGVHLVFISGNEVYWKTRWEPDLNGVPNRTLVCYKETRSSRKIDPSPRWTGTWRDPLASPPSDGGRPENSLTGTVFQVDSHRADVIEVPHRMARLRFWRDAPLASTPPGGTARLSEGLLGYEWDESPDNRFRAPGSVHLSSSDVVVHKYLVDYGLTVGVAPATHHLTLHRAPSGAIVFGAGTVFWSFGLDPEHDYTNSGAVPEIGEDRDVQQLMVNVLADMAAQPTTLQGELTAAIASTDTTPPTVVVTSPAPGATAVQQRRLAVTGTAADVDGLVAAVEVSVDGGTTWRAASGTTDWAFDWWPLLPGEHVVRVRAIDDSLNTGPAAEVPVTVTPAAEVALFTPDDVPFTRRSGEFASLELGVRFSVSTPGTATGVRFHKNPDDASGHVAHLWSGSGMLLAEAEFTDETASGWQEASFETPVGLNPGSTYVASYHTVGYYSADTNYYRVPRSSGAITATSGVYAYGAPGTFPADSFNNANYWADVVFVRAGGDGDLPPVAGNDAGFSTNQGAAIDVPAAALLANDNDPNGYPLSITGAHDPVNGAVTWSASARTATFTPDAGFSGLATFRYSVTNGHNPPVSATVSVNVLAAAVRQTLFKPSDAPATAPADDGEATQLGVKFRCGTPGAEATGIRFYKDVQNTGTHVGSLWTTSGALLATATFGDETASGWQEVAFDTPVALTPGDTYVAAYHTEVGRYSATANAFAVARTSNALVAPADGSSGGNGVFAHGPATAFPDSSADATDYWVDVVVLAPAPALRSLFDVGDTPGTVTVHDGSPVQLGTKFRTSAADARAVGIRFYKGPRNTGEHVAHLWTAGGVLLASATFTGETGTGWQEVAFGTSVPLDPGTTYIASYHTNGWYSASAGFFAADHVRDTLTAPADGGNGVFTYGPAGSFPGSSFNATNYWVDVVVRSS, from the coding sequence ATGCCCTTGAACGCGATCGCCGCCGAGAACCAGCAGCCGGGCAACCCGGCGACCGAGTGGGACCTGGGCGGAACGGCGTCGACGACGATCGAGGGCTTCGCCACCCGGATGAGCGTCAACCGCGGCGCGACCGTCGACTTCAAGATCAACACCGACTCCGCCGACTACCGGATCGACGTCTACCGGCTCGGGTACTACGGCGGCCTGGGCGCCCGGAAGGTCGCGACCATCCAGCGCGACGCGCCCTCGCCCCAGCCCGCGCCCGGCGGCGACCCGGCCATCGGCCTGCACGACGCGGGCAACTGGAGCGTCACCGCGTCGTGGGCGGTCCCGGCGGACGCGGTGTCCGGCGTCTACCTGGCCAAGCTGGTCCGCCAGGACGGCGTGGCCGGCGCGTCGCACATCCCGTTCGTCGTCCGCGACGACGGCAACCAGCACGACATCGCGTTCCAGACGTCCGACACCACGTGGCACGCCTACAACGGGTGGGGCGGGGCCAGCCTGTACGGGGGCGGCGCCACGGCGAGCCCCGACGGGCGCGCCTACAAGGTCAGCTACAACCGGCCCATCGGCACCCGCGACGCGATCGGCCTGTACGCCGGGCCGCAGGACTACGTGATGAGCGCCGAGTACGCGGCGATCCGCTGGCTGGAGCGCAACGGCTACGACGTCGCCTACCTCAGCGGCGTCGACACCGGGCCCGGCGACGTGCCGCTGACCCCGTTCAAGGTGTTCATGTCCACCGGGCACGACGAGTACTGGTCGGGCGAGCAGCGCGCGCACGTCGAAGCGGCCCGGGACGCGGGCGTGCACCTGGTCTTCATCAGCGGCAACGAGGTCTACTGGAAGACCCGCTGGGAGCCCGACCTCAACGGCGTCCCCAACCGCACCCTGGTGTGCTACAAGGAGACCAGGTCCAGCCGCAAGATCGACCCGAGCCCGCGGTGGACCGGCACCTGGCGCGACCCGCTCGCCTCGCCGCCGTCCGACGGCGGCCGGCCGGAGAACTCCCTGACCGGCACTGTCTTCCAGGTCGACTCGCACCGCGCCGACGTCATCGAGGTGCCGCACCGGATGGCCCGGCTGAGGTTCTGGCGCGACGCGCCGCTCGCGTCGACCCCGCCCGGTGGCACGGCGCGGCTCAGCGAGGGGTTGCTCGGCTACGAGTGGGACGAGTCGCCCGACAACCGGTTCCGCGCTCCCGGCTCGGTGCACCTGTCGTCCAGCGACGTCGTCGTGCACAAGTACCTGGTCGACTACGGCCTCACGGTCGGGGTCGCGCCCGCCACCCACCACCTGACGCTCCACCGGGCGCCGAGCGGCGCGATCGTGTTCGGCGCGGGCACCGTGTTCTGGTCGTTCGGCCTGGACCCCGAGCACGACTACACCAACAGCGGCGCCGTGCCGGAGATCGGGGAGGACCGCGACGTCCAGCAGCTGATGGTGAACGTCCTCGCCGACATGGCCGCGCAGCCGACCACGCTGCAGGGCGAGCTGACCGCCGCGATCGCCTCGACCGACACCACGCCGCCGACCGTCGTCGTCACCTCCCCCGCTCCGGGCGCCACCGCGGTGCAGCAGCGGCGCTTGGCGGTCACCGGCACGGCGGCCGACGTCGACGGGCTGGTGGCGGCCGTGGAGGTGTCCGTCGACGGCGGCACGACCTGGCGCGCGGCGAGCGGCACGACCGACTGGGCGTTCGACTGGTGGCCGCTCCTGCCCGGCGAGCACGTGGTCCGGGTCCGCGCGATCGACGACAGCCTCAACACCGGGCCGGCCGCGGAGGTGCCGGTGACCGTGACGCCGGCGGCCGAGGTGGCCCTGTTCACCCCCGACGACGTGCCGTTCACCCGGCGGTCCGGCGAGTTCGCCTCGCTGGAGCTGGGCGTGCGGTTCTCGGTCAGCACGCCCGGCACGGCGACCGGCGTCCGGTTCCACAAGAACCCCGACGACGCGAGCGGGCACGTGGCGCACCTGTGGAGCGGCAGCGGGATGCTGCTCGCCGAGGCGGAGTTCACCGACGAGACGGCGAGCGGCTGGCAGGAGGCGTCGTTCGAGACGCCCGTCGGGCTCAACCCCGGCTCGACCTACGTCGCGTCGTACCACACGGTGGGCTACTACTCCGCCGACACGAACTACTACCGCGTGCCGCGCTCCAGCGGCGCGATCACCGCGACCAGCGGCGTCTACGCCTACGGCGCGCCGGGCACGTTCCCGGCCGACTCGTTCAACAACGCCAACTACTGGGCCGACGTCGTGTTCGTCCGCGCGGGCGGCGACGGCGACCTGCCGCCGGTGGCGGGCAACGACGCCGGGTTCAGCACCAACCAGGGCGCCGCGATCGACGTCCCGGCCGCGGCGCTGCTGGCCAACGACAACGACCCCAACGGCTACCCGCTGTCGATCACCGGCGCGCACGACCCGGTCAACGGCGCGGTGACGTGGTCCGCGTCAGCCCGGACCGCCACCTTCACGCCGGACGCGGGCTTCTCCGGCCTCGCCACGTTCCGGTACTCGGTCACCAACGGCCACAACCCGCCGGTGTCCGCGACGGTGTCGGTGAACGTCCTGGCCGCCGCGGTCCGGCAGACGCTGTTCAAGCCGTCCGACGCGCCCGCGACCGCTCCCGCCGACGACGGGGAGGCGACCCAGCTCGGCGTGAAGTTCCGCTGCGGCACCCCCGGCGCCGAGGCCACCGGCATCCGGTTCTACAAGGACGTGCAGAACACCGGCACGCACGTCGGCAGCCTGTGGACGACCAGCGGCGCGCTGCTCGCCACCGCCACGTTCGGCGACGAGACCGCGAGCGGCTGGCAGGAGGTCGCCTTCGACACACCCGTGGCGCTGACCCCGGGCGACACCTACGTCGCGGCGTACCACACCGAGGTCGGGCGCTACTCGGCCACCGCGAACGCCTTCGCGGTGGCGCGGACCAGCAACGCGCTCGTCGCGCCCGCCGACGGCAGCTCCGGCGGCAACGGCGTGTTCGCCCACGGCCCGGCCACCGCGTTCCCGGACTCCTCGGCCGACGCCACCGACTACTGGGTGGACGTGGTGGTGCTGGCGCCCGCGCCGGCCCTCCGCAGCCTGTTCGACGTCGGCGACACCCCCGGGACGGTGACGGTGCACGACGGCAGCCCCGTGCAGCTGGGCACGAAGTTCCGCACCTCGGCGGCGGACGCCAGGGCCGTCGGCATCCGGTTCTACAAAGGACCGCGCAACACCGGCGAGCACGTGGCCCACCTGTGGACCGCCGGCGGGGTGCTGCTGGCGTCCGCGACGTTCACCGGCGAGACCGGGACCGGTTGGCAGGAGGTCGCCTTCGGCACGTCCGTGCCGCTGGACCCCGGCACCACCTACATCGCGTCGTACCACACGAACGGGTGGTACTCGGCCTCGGCGGGCTTCTTCGCCGCCGACCACGTGCGCGACACGCTGACCGCGCCGGCCGACGGCGGCAACGGGGTGTTCACCTACGGCCCGGCGGGCAGCTTCCCCGGCTCGTCGTTCAACGCCACCAACTACTGGGTGGACGTCGTGGTGCGGTCGAGCTGA